The Naumovozyma dairenensis CBS 421 chromosome 3, complete genome genome has a window encoding:
- the RTN1 gene encoding Rtn1p (similar to Saccharomyces cerevisiae RTN2 (YDL204W) and RTN1 (YDR233C); ancestral locus Anc_8.454) gives MSSIQQQHQQQETAASSKSRQSCDCDILLWRNPIESGKLFGGLLVSLLVLKKVNLITFFLRAAYTILLTTGSIEFISKLFLGQGLITKYGIKECPNTVGFLKPKIDEILKQLPVKQAKMRKLVFAYSPKNTFKAAIVLFLLHKLFSWFSVWTLLFVGVISAFTLPITYKIYQKEIDTILTQLCQLLKQKSNELSKVACEKSKPCLEKLEKKCAPLCNLIRNKLPASTSTTSSITPMSTTAKLASEVPIEKDIPSATTTTATGTTSSSEFPTAPRNEPSSSLGTSTKEFDVDQLTNELKESTQTLKQELEENSNKF, from the coding sequence ATGTCTTCtattcaacaacaacatcaacaacaagaaactGCTGCTTCTTCAAAGAGTCGTCAATCATGCGATTGTGATATTTTACTATGGAGAAACCCAATTGAATCTGGTAAACTTTTTGGTGGATTATTAGTATCCCTTTTAGTATTGAAGAAAGTTAATTTAATTACTTTCTTCTTAAGAGCCGCTTACACCATCCTCTTAACCACAGGTTCTATTGAATTCATCTCCAAATTATTCTTAGGTCAAGGTTTAATCACTAAATATGGTATCAAAGAATGTCCAAACACCGTTGGGTTCTTGAAACCAAAGATTGATGAAATCTTAAAACAATTACCTGTCAAGCAAGCTAAGATGAGAAAGTTAGTCTTTGCTTACTCTCCAAAGAATACTTTCAAAGCTGCTATTGTCTTATTCCTATTACATAAATTATTCTCTTGGTTCTCTGTTTGGACTTTATTATTCGTCGGTGTCATTTCTGCTTTCACTTTACCAATCACttacaaaatttatcaaaaggaaattgatACTATCTTAACCCAATTATGtcaattattgaaacaaaaatcaaatgaattatcTAAAGTTGCTTGTGAAAAATCTAAACCATGtttagaaaaattagaaaagaaatgcGCTCCATTATGTAACTTAATTAGAAACAAATTACCTGCTTCCACTTCTACTACCTCTAGTATCACACCAATGTCTACTACTGCTAAATTAGCTTCTGAAGTCCCAATTGAAAAGGATATTCCAAGtgctactactactactgcTACTGGTACtacttcttcatctgaaTTCCCAACTGCTCCAAGAAATgaaccatcatcatcattaggTACTTCTACCAAGGAATTTGATGTTGATCAATTGacaaatgaattgaagGAAAGTACTCAAACTTTGAAacaagaattagaagaaaatagCAACAAGTTCTGA